From the Catharus ustulatus isolate bCatUst1 chromosome 2, bCatUst1.pri.v2, whole genome shotgun sequence genome, the window ACATGGGTGTccatgtgtgcatgtgtgagtgtctcactcagtgctgtggtttccttgtctttggggtttttttctgagttcaGTTGTTTTTCTCAGATTTATTACGTATCCCTCCACTGCTTGGACACTCAGCCTTTGCGTATTTCAATGGGTATATCCAAAAGAAGGAGCCTGTTTTGGGGAACCGTGGGTCAGGATGATGCTGGGCCTCTCAGGGCAGCCCTCAATGGGGTGGGTTTGCCCCACCAGTCATACAGACCATGTGCAAAGACTACCATCCCCAAATGGACCTGCCATGAGCTGGATGCTATGATACCAAGGGCTCTGCGCCAAACCAGGGCTCGAGACTTGGTGCTTCCcatgcagcagcatctccctgtccttttcctcctccataCTTTCACAAAAAGTTAGTCCAGCCCCAGGGCATATTCCTGTTGGATGATCttcctgctggctggaggcagtCAGAAAGGGGAACATGAGcctctgccttttccagctgttcccaagCTCTGCTTTGCCCCAGGACAGGCATGAGGGCTACAGCTCCTGTCTGGGACATCAAGGGTTGTTCTTCATGCCttgtttcttgcttttaaatCCTCATAGAGGGACTTGGGCTTTAGATGCCACACTCCTGCACATTTGCTATTCATCTTGGGTCTGGTTCAGAGCTTCTCCTGTAGGTGCAAGTGTTTTTCAGCCAGTTCTGGTACTTTCTTTAAAGCTCTCTCAATTTACTACTGATTCTGAGTCAATGATTACTCAAATTTGTTCAATTTTTTGTTCATATGAGCTTCATAACTTCTTTGTGTCAGGATTCTTAGCTTTGAGAGTAGAGACTCACTCCCTGTGCACTTTCAGTTCCAACTTTTACATGCAtaacaaaggaggaaaagaattgTCATCATTTCATGTGTAATTATTTGCATATTCTTCACATACATCCTGTGAAAATATACATGAGACTGGTAGAGCAAACAGACTTGATGTAAACATGCCCTTAAAAGTGAGCCATTCTCCTTTGGTGTGAAAGACAAAAGAGTAACTTGAGCCAGTTCTTTTACACATTACCTTCTGGATGTAGAGCCAGATgcatttctgttattttgtttgtatttctctctggacagaaaaaaagcataAGGGGCAAGCATCTTTGTCATAATTTTTGGTGGTGGTTGCTTCTCTGGTCCTCTTGCAGATAGTGTCACTGAATTACTACACAGCCTCATAGGTGCCATTTTATGTGTAGATGTTAGCTGGTACCAGGGAACCCTTTTCTAAGACCCAGCATGTGCCTGAGGAAAACTATGGACACATTTCTGTATGCCTCATCTTTGTGTACTTACATGAatctgctgttttcctcttgTCTGGTATAGAAACACCCTTCTTGCCAATTCACACAGAGGTATTTCTGTCTATttgattttggggaatttttttaagctgttaaAAACAACACTAAAGGCTTTGTAAATGCTTTATTTGCACATCTGCACATTTCTTGGTTTTGGCGGGAAATTCTTCAGTGTTTTGGCACTTgtgtgattttggtttttttttaagggaaactTTTTAGTTTTCTTATATCCACATCCactctctatttttttccttgtaatttaaaatttgtgtaTAAGGATTTTTCTCTTACAGAGCATAAGCATCTGGTTTTGACAAAtagcaaacaaaatatttttgccaattcTTCTGAATGTTGGGATAGCTttttatgcaaaacaaaaagcagtggCGGCCAAGTTTTGAAGTTTCTGTGGCTTACAATGCATGGAAATAGTAGAATCAGTCcttgcttttatgtttttcaaaagACTGGATAGTGAGAAATACCCTCTAATCTTTTACAAGATTAATTTGAATTGCTTTCATGTCACCTAGGAAAAGTGAGACAGTGAGTGTGGGGGTGGAGGGAACACAGTGGAGGACATAAGGCTGTGATGGTTCCTGAGTTTCATCTCCAAGTGGTGGCCAGACAGGCAGTGAAGCAGAGAGTGGAGAATGCTCGTCTCCTCCAGTTGTGCTCTGTTTCACCAAAGGATGCAGAAGGCAAAATACCTTTGTCCTGTGAGCCAAAGAACATGCACAGGGTGAGCTTCTGTAAGTGTCACACAGATCTCACCAAGTGTTTTTGATAAGAGCAGGAAGTGTCCTTGGGgaactggggacagggaagagGGGATGATAGGCAATATCCACATAATGCTTCTTGAGGCAGAATTTGCAATAAATGCAAGTTTGAGTTTAGGCTGCATTTGAAATGTAGTGGTTGGGAGTCTGTTTTCAGATGGGGCTTTTTCCCATACACAAGGCCAGGTTATTATTTCAAATTGTGGGAAATCACAACAATAGGACACAAGAATAGGGTGTGTCTTGGCTGTctttgtgctgtgtttaaaaagggcaccaccttcacagggaaGTCTGACTAACTGttaatgctttgttttgaaaggaGGTGCTAGTGGCACATTTCCATGTATGTTGGGGATTTCACTAATTTATGGTAAGGGAAGTGCAAGGAGAGCAGTGTCCTGggtgctgccaggctgtgggagGAGGAGACAAAAGGGGGATGCCAGAACTATGATATTCCTCTGACTCTTcttccccagcatccctggagtGCTGCCATGAGGCCAAGGAGAAGAGGGGGAACAGGAGGGAGAGTTTGCTGTCAGGATAGTTGAGGGGCGGCACCATAATATTGACGAGTTGAACTTGCTCATTCTCCTCCTGTTCTATTAAATGCAGTACAGAAAAGGCTGAAAGCAAATTTCTTGTCTTAATTTTTTGCTAGTTTGGTTGTGACCCCAGACCTTGTTATTCCCGAACTGTTTAAGCgtgaaacaaaatcaaattaatgAACTTTGAATACTGCATCAAATGAACTGGATGTAGTCTAGTGTAACTAAGCAGCCTAAATGCTTCTCATCCATGCTGTGGTACTGAGGAGGGAGTTTTCTTGTGGGTCATAGGAATAGGATCTGCAGTACTGAGCCTGATCCAGTGGGCCCTTTTCCAGGGTCTTCCTGCTGTAATGCATAGTGTCAGGTGTTTTATTGAATGTCAGAGAGCCCAAGGCTTTTCAGGCAAGAGAATAGATTGACCCTAGTAGCTTTCATCTAGATCTTTAGTATTTCAAGTTACCTTAAATCATGGAcatgaattttcattttctttccatgaaatCTGTCAATCTAGGACTTGTCCCTGTCCATTTCAGTCTTTCTCATCACATGGTTTCAGCAATTGGAGGCAAAGTCTGTGCTGTCAATACTTGTTCTGTGAGAAGCAttaacactttttaaaagaaaaaaatttcattttcaattgAATTGAGTGCATTCAGCTGTAGAATTCCATTATTGCAGAGCCCGTGATCTGACTGAGAGATAGTTCATTTCTGGCTGGCATATCTCAGTACTGGCCATCCTGAAAATCAGTGTTGGATCAAATCAGTGAGTTACTGTAGCACAATTTATAGTCTTAGGTGCCTCACAAGTACGTGAATAAAAGTAAGACATAGTGAAAATATCTGCTTACAGTTCTGTCTTTCAAGGTCTTTGTTAGATTACAAGCTAAAAGGGTTATATATCAAATGCAGAGAGCACAGGCCTTTGTGTATGTGCATATAGCTCTTCAAATGTCACGCAGCTGACCCACTCTGCACCAACTCATTTCAGGCTTCTGGAAAAGTCAAGATTCTGTTTTcctgggcttttttgttttctttggtttgaaCTCCTCCTGAGAAGTAGTAGGTTGGCCAAACTGGGCCAGTTTATGACCTTTTTGGAGAGGCATTCAGCACACTCTCTAATGTGACCCACTGTGCCAGTGACAGTGTGCTCTGAAGAGCAGCTCATGCTGGGTGATGGAAGtgtcctgtggctgcagagaaCTCAAGTTTTAAAGTACTTGGTTGGGATAGGAATATTGAGTCAGCTCTGTTTTTATATCCCTAGTCAGTATTTTCTAAATTGCTGCTCAAGAGACTGTCAGAAGTCTGATTCATCATCTTGCACATAACTCACTGGTAATATATTCAAAGTGTAAAATAGTGTTGTAAAAAGGGTTTTGGCCATATAGACTAACTTGAGAGCACTTTTAGTATGTGCTTGAGAGCATATAAAGACTGTTGTTGCTTTTATGGGGCTGAAgatatatgcatttatttttatatttccacTTTCTCCACAGGCTTTGTCCAACGTTGATTCTCCTCCTGGTTGTGAGCTGAAGCCTACAATGAaacataattttgcttttgacaACATGGGCTATGAGGAGAGCTCTGAAACTGTGACCTCTCCACCTTCCCAAGAGCATACTGTGGTAGTTAACATTGTGGGAATGACTTGCCAATCATGTGTGCAGTCGATAGAAGGCCGAATTTCCAAGGTGAAGGGTGTTTTGAGAATTAAAATCTCCCTTGAACAGAACAATGCCATTATCAAGTATTTGCAGTCGGAAATAAACCCTGAACAAATTTGCCAGGAAATTCTGGGTATGGGCTTTGATGCCAACGTAGCAGAAGAGAAGTCAACAACAGCAACTGTAAATCTGCCGAGCTTGAAAGAAGCAGTAGTTAAGCTTCGGGTAGAAGGCATGACGTGCCAGTCCTGTGTCACCAACATTGAAGGAAAGATTAGGAAAATGCACGGTGTAGCAAAAATCAAGGTGTCACTTGATAACCAAGAAGCAATTATTGCTTACCATCCTTACATCATTCAGCCTGATGACCTCAAGAGACACATCAGTGACATGGGGTATGACTGCACCATTAAAAGTAAATCCGCCCCTTTGAAGCTGGGTGCCCTTGATCTCCAGCGCTTGCAGAATGCAAACTCCAGGGAGACACCTGCAAGTCTTGAGAGTGATGGACTGGATCCACTGGTCACCAAGTTGGGTAGCACAGCTACAGTGACTTTACAGATAGAGGGCATGCACTGCAAGTCCTGTGTCAGAAACATCGAAGGAAATATGTCAGATCTTCCTGGAGTAAAAAGTATTAAAGTGTCTTTGGAGCATAAATGTGCTGTGGTAGAGTATAGCCCAGATTTAATCACCCTGTCAGCTTTGCAGCAAGCCATCGAAGCCCTTCCACCTGGAAACTTTAAAGTAAGCCTCCTTAATGGTTCAGAAGCAAATAAAGCAGCATCTCCCTCGGGTGCTTTCACATGCAATGTCATCAGACAGCCGCCACAAGGCACGACACACATGGCTGTTATTAAGATTGGTGGCATGACCTGCAATTCTTGTGTACAGACCATAGAAGGGGCCGTGTCACAGAGACAAGGAGTGCGGGGTGTAGCAGTTTCTCTAGCTGGCAGTACTGGGACCATACACTATGATCCAGCTGTCACTACTGGAGAAGAGTTAAGAGCTGCCATAGAAGACATGGGATTCGATGCCTCTGTGCTGACAGGTaacagtgatttttcttctgtgggtAGTGAGCCAAGGTGGGTCATGCAACGTCTGCATTGAGATTCCTTTCTGGAGAGAAACTCTTAAAGCATCTCATTGCTATTGTCTCTTTTGAATGCCTGGCCTGATCCCACCTCACTTAGCAAGGGAGAGAGGTTTCAGCTGTAAAGCACCTTGTTTCAGCCCTTAATAATTGCAGCAGTGGGTGTAAGAAATGAGTTACATTGTGAAGCCAAAAGATCTGGGGTACAAGGCCTTTCAAATAGGTCATTCCCATACCCTCTGAAGTAGGTTTCTTCCTATGTCTACAGGCTGCTATAAGTAGATCTATCAAACCAAATGTTTGCCATTTATATTCCAGAACACTAAACCCTACAAACTTAATGAAGTgtctttaatttaaaaccacttTTTACTTAGATAAATCCTCTTTTTAGTGTCTTTAGCCTTTGACATTAATTTCTTGAGTATTTTTACCTGCCTTACTTCACTAAACTTTGCTTTAAGCAAGGTAAGTGGCAAAATGCAGGTACTCTTTGGTGGGAAGCTGCTTTTACATGTCAGCTGCAGCACTGTATGCATTTTGTATGTGTGCTCAAggtttaaaaagttattttgatgCACAATCTCCTCTCTCACAAATTTTGAACGTGGCAATTTTTGCCTGCTTCAACTAAACATATCTGCTTTGAAATACTGATGTAGTTTACTTGAAATTAAGTAGTTCGAtcacaaaaaccccacatccTGTTCATTTCCCTCATGGGTCCAATCCCTCTGATTCTGTGGTGTTTAATCATAATTTGTTTGGCTTATAATTTGTTGGTGGAAGACCTTCCACTCCATCTGGAAAAGGAAGGAGCCCCCCTATGTTTAACATGTtcagaagcagctcctgctcctttaCACAAGCCTCTCCCCAAGTGGGTTGTTTGTGtacacagctggagctgttgtGTGTCTGTTCAATATCTggcaaagaataaaaatgcttGCAAGGGACCTGTTTGTGTTCAGGTCTCTGGGGTGCTTCCAATACTCATTTTGCAGTACTTGCAGTATGAATATTGTGCTGTAGAGAAACCTGTTGAGAAGCTTGTTCTCAACCAGTGATGTGAGTGCTGCATAGACAGTGACAGAATTGTTACGACTGGACCACATTCTCTGTGCTGGATAAGGATCCTCTAGACACCAATGTATCTTTATCAAGTGGAGGTAGCTGACAGCTCTACGCATTGAAATTGGAGGGAATCATTTACCATCTGAATGTGGAAAGCTAGTTCTGTAGAGTTGGATGGTCATGCACGTGGGACTGgttaatatgtatttttataagcATAGTAACAACTTGCATTATTTCCATATAGAGACCAAGGTTATCATGTCACCTTCTAAACAACTACAAGGGCTTGTGCGGTTGATAAATGTGACTTGTTTGTAGTTTTGCGTCATGCAATCACACTGTAAATAGTTCAGTGTATTGTGCATTTATTCAAGATACCGCCGCTGGAGAACTCAGGTGCCAGCCTGCTGCCAGCAAAGGTGCTGTGCAGCCTCAAGCTCCAGAGCCTCCTCGCCAAGGTCATGCCTCGGATGCTCTTCCAGACAGTTCTCACCCTGGTGGGTCAAACCAGCTCAGTGGAGCCACAGAAGAGAAGTGTGTTTTGCAAATTACAGGCATGACCTGTGCATCGTGTGTGTCTACCATTGAAAGAAATTTGCAGAAAGAAGATGGTAATAAATTTAAGATTCCTATAATGAGTCTAATAATAAGGGATGATGGGATGGAAAAGATATTCTAGGAGATTAATGGAGCATCTGGAAGTTAAATAGACATAATGCTCTTTCTTAGTGCTAGCGTAACTATGTCACTGTTTGGCTATTGCACTGGCAGGCAAACATGATGAACATACTTCTAACAGGTTGTAACAGGTTGTAATGTgataaataattcaaataagTCTGAGGACAAGAACAGAGAAACAGTTGTCATTTACTTTTCAGGGCCTTGTTGGTTTACAAAGCAATTCATCTCTCCCAGAGCCGTTGAGAGCTCAGGCTTTCTTGGGCATATTTGCACAAGCAGGGGCAAACAAATGTATGGCTCCACTGCCAGGGTAAGCTTAGGCACATGGTGTTTACTGGTCTAGAAGTCTACAGGCTGGGGTTGCCTTTCTTCTGGCCATGTAGAAGATTAACAGATGAGGCTTAGCAATGTCTGATTTCCTTTGTGCCAGCATGCCTTTGGGAGGTTTTGCttattgatttttctctcaCCAGTCTCCCAGTGGTGGTCTCACCGCCTTGATTTAGAAATCAAAAAAAGCACTAGCTCTTCAAAAGAAATGGTTTTAGCCTTGTGATCTGTATGTTTTGATTTTCAATTCTAAATGCAGATTTCTGTgggctttttatttattaaaaaaataaggaggggtggagaacaggaaaataaaaaggtcaTTGTGCTGCAGGGTTCATTCCAAACTAAAAGAGTCTAAGGTAGATCTTGCAGCAGTGGGTGTAAAGGTTTCTTCCAAACATCCTTTTTGTCTCATTAGATCGCAGCAAAACTCACCTCCTTCCATGCGTAAATCTTGCAATTCCTCTTGTTGCTAAAGGGAAACTCAGTGTGGCTGGGTTTCTGTAAAAACTTGCTGTTGTGAGTAGGGAACAACACTAGGAGGCAGAGAGAAATCATTAGGCTTATAATATCTCTAAGTTGTTAGAGTCCTCACTGAAGTAGTTgtaatattatatttttctttccctcagaaGAGCTACACTATCTAATGCTTCTGTTATTGCCGCTGCAGGAATTGTTTCAGTGTTGGTAGCACTAATGGCAGGTAAAGCAGACATAAAATACAAGCCAGATCTCATACAGCCTCTTGAAATAGCACAGCTGATCCAGAATTTGGGTTTTGAAGCTACCATCAtggaaaataatgcagaaaCAGAAGGGCAAGTGGAACTTCTTGTAAGTAATGTGCatttgaaattatgtttttgttttggaaaagtCAGATTTGGAAGACTCATTTTCTTGCAAATAGCTTTGCTGAGCAGTTGTGCGTTCAGCGGCTCAGTTCTGGCTGGTGacactattttttaaataattgctgaaaagacaaaaatcaacTTTTCTTAGAAGAACCCCTccaaaagcactgaaataaaaagtgatAGTTCTATGTACAGATTAGACTTTTCTTAGCAAGCAGAAATTAAACAGAAGTTTTCTGTTAAGGCAGTTTAGTACAGACTAACTGAGAATGTGTCAACAAATACGTATTGTTAATGTTAAGGGCTTTGCATAGAGGTCTAGGAACTTTGgataaaatcagtaaaattaGTAAATTGCTTATATAAAGGACGGGTTcctcaaattcttttttttttttttctctaacagATGCTTACTGTAAGACAGAGAACAGCAGTCTGCTGCTGTCTTAATAGATCACAAAGTTGTAACATGCCTTATTGAAGCCACAGGAAAATTTAAGAGAGATGAGGTTACACATGCAGAGTTTAGCTTTGGCAATGTTAATATAGGTGTTGATAGAAACATATTAGTTATATTTCTACAGTTAATAGCATGTCTGAGAGCTACCATGCAAATACATGGCTGTGACTGTATCTGCTATCTGCacaattttataataaaagtgGATAGTTATGGTCTCCGCTTTGTATCATTTAAGACAGCTCTATAAAACTACACTGAGACCTTGTCTCAAGTACACCACAAATATTGGGGCAATGTGGGGGATTGCTAACTACCCCAAATTGTCTTTTCTTTAGATTACAGGGATGACTTGTGCTTCTTGTGTTCACAACATTGAATCCAAACTCATGAGAACAAATGGGATATTCTCTGCCTCAGTTGCACTTGCGACTAGCAAAGCTCACATCCAGTTCGATCCTGAAATTATTGGACCTCGAGATATTATAAAAGTAATCAAGGTAGGCTTTGAAATTTTTTATGTATGGACAATCACATGGTGAAatttagaaggaaataaagcagcTGATATTTGAGAGGTTTCACTGATTTTGTGGATGCCATAGTTATTGCCATGTTTTTATGCTCCTGTGATGAGTCTGCTGTGCTTCGCAGGAGTGCAGAGGCTCCCCAGCTGTTCTCTAAAAACACACACTACAAAATGAACCTTTTTTATCTTTATCTGGCGAAAGTTTCATATATTCATTTCTTGCAATTCTGTGTGTagaattgcagtaatttcaatGAAGTGTTgctaattcagaaaaaaaaccccttctttCTCTTGACAGACTGTAAAAGAAGTTCTGCCACAGCTCATGCCACAAGTATGACATATCTCTGTACATACTTGCACCTATTCCCACATCTTTTTGAATGGGCACAGCTTGTGATACAGCCTGGTATTAAACCAAAAAATCCTGGTTTACCAGTAATCACAAAGATCATAAAGTCTACTGTTATCACAGCCCAGATGTGGACataactttcttctttttttgtcccACCAGAAGGGATCATACTCTATGAGGTGCATGCAGTGAGTAGTCAGGAGGACAGCAGAGACTGTTTGCCTTCCGTGCTCTAGAGTATGTACTCAGAAAAGATCTGCTAGACCACAGAACTGATGCAGCAGCAGTTATTAACATGTTAACTAGTAGAGTGTTCAGGCTGGCAGAGTAGTTCTGTAAAGCATACTTTGCCACAGAAGCATTTCATGGTGCAGGTAGGAAGTTAAGTGTATTGTTCTTGCAAGTGTGCGTTGGGTTTTTAGGGTGTTTGGGCAGGAGGCAGGAACTCACCCCAGTGTAACTCAAAGCTGGATTTTTGCGTGGGATCTTTTGCCCTGCAGTTTTTTATCCTACGAGTTTAAACTAACTTTGGACACTTTAATTTGCAACTTCAGGTGTATTTATTAAACTGTAGTGTTAGGGACTTGCTCACAAGGTAGTCTAGCTCCCAGTGGCCTGTGCATTTGGACTTCCTTTGTGGTATGTGCCATATCTCCCGATTATTCCAGTGGAGGTGAAAGGGCATGTATTTTCCTTTAGGAGGAGTGCAGTAGAATTCCACATGGCAATGTAAGCTCCCCATTCCAAAGAACTTGGACACTTTACTGCATCTATACACTATGTTCATGTACAGGTGCTAAAAGTCCTTTGCAGTCCAAATTTTGAGTACTGACTGAAATATCCTCTCATTTTGGCagaatgtaaatataaataaggGTCTGGAATTTATTAAACATTGAACAGAGTccttttctgacatttcttcTGAAAGTAGTGTCATTTAAATTTGTTGTAAGTAATATGGTTAGCTTCATCAAAACTAACTTCTCTTCCCTttcaataaaaaggaaattgggTTTCATGCTTCTGTGGCAAAAAGAACTCCAAATGCACATAACCTGGAtcataaaaaggaaatacagcagtaagtatttctttcctctcttaCTAATGAACATGTCTGGATCATATCTTGTAACTCTACTCCCCCTAGCACTCTTCCCAGTTAATTAGATTATTCTTGTGTAAAGCATATTTAAATTTACCATTTGCCATTTGATTCAAGTACTTTCATCGCTTTCATTAGCTTTAGTTTTTAACTGCCAGAAGTCTATAAAGTTAAACATGTTGCAGGCACTAAAGCTGTTCAACAAAATGCTGGATCTTTGTAAATATCCCAAAGCTGTGTCTTAGCACAGTTCTAGTAACACCAGCCCTGCACTACCAGCACAATTGGGCCTGAGTGGAGTGTAAAAAACCCATGGatttacagtttttcttttccaggtggAGGAAATCTTTCTTGTACAGCCTAGTGTTTGGTATCCCTGTTGTAGTCATAATGATTTATATGCAAATACCCAGTGGTGATGACCATGGGTCTAAGGTGCTGGAACAGAACATCATTCCTGGATTATCTATTTTGaatcttcttttctttatcCTGTGCACTTTTGTTCAGGTATGTCTATACTACTTTCTAGGGGTTtgctttctatttatttccCACTTATGTAATCTCATGTGATAAAGACAGGCTAATGGAAAGATTTAGTGGATTAGGCCTGCCCTCTTGTCTGTACCACCTATGCAGAACAAAGTGGCATAACTTTTCTGCAAGTTATCCATTCTGTATTTACTCAAAGCTCTTAATCCTGCCAAAGTTGCATCAGATAGTTTCTAAGTGGATAAGgtgatattaaaataaagagatACCTGCAAACTAATTAGGTAGCTGTAGGTAAATCCTTGTATTTTCTGTGCCTTGTTTACTTTGCATTGCTGAGGAAAAGGATGATATTTGCTGGTTTTGAGAACAAGGAAGTGCAAACAAGAGGATGTCAATGGAGTCAGTCTCCTAGTAGACCTGAAGTTATATCAGTATCAAATCTCTTGGGTTAGCAATGCATTCCCTTATGTACTACATGGTTTTAATTCTGCTGTGGCCAGTGTTTTGTACTCTCTGGTTACTGATCTTAATACGAGTCTGTCCCTGCTTGCACCAACAGTTCCTTGGTGGATGGTATTTTTATGTACAAGCTTACAAGTCACTGAGGCACAAGACAGCCAATATGGATGTGCTCATCGTACTGGCCACGACGATTGCTTATCTGTATTCCTGTGTGATCCTGCTAGTAGCAATCAttgaaaaggcagagaaaagccCTGTCACTTTCTTCGACACTCCTCCGATGTTGTTTGTGTTCATTGCGCTTGGCAGATGGCTGGAACACATAGCCAAGGTAACTCATCTTCACACAAATGTTGTGTGTTTATGATAGGAGTAGAATAAACTGTTCAGAGGAATTTTGAGTCAGCTGTTTCTGATGTAGTCTATAATATGAAAGGTTGGTTAGAGTTCATTGTGTTAAGTACATATCAGGATTTACATATCTCAATGTAtcttaaatattaatttctgtttcttaggGTAAGACCTCAGAAGCTCTTGCTAAGCTTATGTCTCTTCAAGCCACTGAAGCCACCGTGGTGACCCTTGGACCTGGCCACTCTATTGTCAAGTATGTATTTATCAAAATCCCTTCAGCTTGCCTGGATCACAGGCTAGGCTTAATCCAGTTAACCTGAAAACTGATGGCATAAGTTATCTGCCTGTTCTACTTGTGTCTTTTGCAGGGAGGAGCAAGTACCTGTTGAACTGGTTCAAAGGGGTGATATTATAAAAGTTGTTCCTGGTGGAAAGTTCCCAGTGGATGGAAAGGTCATTGATGGCAGTTCTATGGCAGATGAGTCTCTCATTACTGGTAACTTCCTTTATCTTACACAAAGAAGTGAAGTCTTCTGGAACTCTTTATTACAAGGAAAACAGGGCAGACCGAACCCAAACACTGCTGTCTGAATAGCCTCCCACCTTAATGGATGCTGTGGCTTCATGAGCTTGAATTCAAATCCTGCATCTGTGCACACCCTAAAAAACTGAAGGTTTTCTTCTCAGTTTGGCCAGTTACTAACCTACTGATGGAATGGGTAGAGTCATAACAGTATTGTCATTATTCCAGCGTTCTGGTTGGAGTTTCCCCTGGAATGTATTTGTAGAGGTGGTATCTTCTCAGAAATAAGTGGAAATATTGATAAGATGCTGGAGTTTGTATGACAGGGCTCTCTCAATGAGcaaggagggggaaagaaagcTTCAAAATTTAATGTTTATTAAGGGTCACAGgactttttttacattttctgaaattttcatttcagattgtAAATATAGTAAGGATTCAATGCACTGTACAATTCTTTATAAATAAAGGATACAAAAAATTTATATTGACATTGGATTACTTGTTCCAGTTCTATTTTTACTTTACTTGGGAACAGGGACACCTTTAGCTTCAGGGAACCAGTTGTTATCACAACCactaaaaacagagaaaataaagatgttCTAGAGCTAGTATTCTGACAGAGGTAACAGGAGAACAGGAGCTTTTCCGCAGAAAAACCTTTCCAGCCTTTGAAAACTGAGGGTCATGGAGACAAAGAGAGATTTCTCAAACTTCAATTGCTATGCAAGGTGTTTAAGGAGAAATTCCTAGAAGTACCTTTTCCAACCGATTTACTCCTTGTCCTTTTGAGGCGTGGTACACTGAAAAGTTAAAACCAAGGAAACAGCA encodes:
- the ATP7B gene encoding copper-transporting ATPase 2 isoform X2: MKHNFAFDNMGYEESSETVTSPPSQEHTVVVNIVGMTCQSCVQSIEGRISKVKGVLRIKISLEQNNAIIKYLQSEINPEQICQEILGMGFDANVAEEKSTTATVNLPSLKEAVVKLRVEGMTCQSCVTNIEGKIRKMHGVAKIKVSLDNQEAIIAYHPYIIQPDDLKRHISDMGYDCTIKSKSAPLKLGALDLQRLQNANSRETPASLESDGLDPLVTKLGSTATVTLQIEGMHCKSCVRNIEGNMSDLPGVKSIKVSLEHKCAVVEYSPDLITLSALQQAIEALPPGNFKVSLLNGSEANKAASPSGAFTCNVIRQPPQGTTHMAVIKIGGMTCNSCVQTIEGAVSQRQGVRGVAVSLAGSTGTIHYDPAVTTGEELRAAIEDMGFDASVLTDTAAGELRCQPAASKGAVQPQAPEPPRQGHASDALPDSSHPGGSNQLSGATEEKCVLQITGMTCASCVSTIERNLQKEDGIVSVLVALMAGKADIKYKPDLIQPLEIAQLIQNLGFEATIMENNAETEGQVELLITGMTCASCVHNIESKLMRTNGIFSASVALATSKAHIQFDPEIIGPRDIIKVIKEIGFHASVAKRTPNAHNLDHKKEIQQWRKSFLYSLVFGIPVVVIMIYMQIPSGDDHGSKVLEQNIIPGLSILNLLFFILCTFVQFLGGWYFYVQAYKSLRHKTANMDVLIVLATTIAYLYSCVILLVAIIEKAEKSPVTFFDTPPMLFVFIALGRWLEHIAKGKTSEALAKLMSLQATEATVVTLGPGHSIVKEEQVPVELVQRGDIIKVVPGGKFPVDGKVIDGSSMADESLITGEPMPVIKKPGSTVIAGSINAHGSLLVSATHVGNDTTLAQIVKLVEEAQMSKAPIQQLADKFSGYFVPFIIIISTVTLIVWITIGFVNFDIIKKYFPNQSKNISKAEIILRFAFQTSITVLSIACPCSLGLATPTAVMVGTGVAAQNGILIKGGKPLEMAHQIKTVMFDKTGTITYGVPKVTRVLLMGDTAVLPLKKVLAIVGTAEASSEHPLGMAVTKYCKEELSTESLGYCTDFQAVPGCGISCKVEGVEAILGTAEEGPNKLDANRSGDSSAALGDNAVITLLESQGPSASQKYSVLIGNREWMRRNGLNITNDVNDAMTNHEMKGQTAILVAIDGVLCGMIAIADTVKQEAALAVHTLQSMGIDVVLLTGDNRKTAKAIATQVGIRKVFAEVLPSHKVAKVQELQNGKKKVAMVGDGVNDSPALARADVGIAIGTGTDVAIEAADVVLIRNDLLDVVASIHLSKRTVQRIRINLILALIYNMLGIPIAAGVFMPVGLVLQPWMGSAAMAASSVSVLLSSLQLKCYKKPDTESYEAQAQGRMKPLTPSQISVHVGMDDKRRDSSKPSPWDQTSQVSLSSLASDKLPRRNGFIEEERAKWSSLLNGADEEQYI